From Candidatus Krumholzibacteriia bacterium, a single genomic window includes:
- a CDS encoding MoxR family ATPase, with protein MPAAILQKSGRPELDIEKLESLHSAHDQLKKQVSKVIVGQDAVVREILISLFAGGHSLLLGVPGLAKTLLVSTLAQALDLRFNRVQFTPDLMPGDITGTEILEEDKSTGKRVFRFVKGPVFANVILADEINRTPPKTQAALLQAMQEHQVTAAGETHTLEEPFYVLATQNPIEQEGTYPLPEAQLDRFMFNILVDYPSEQEEVSIVERTTAGESPELSPVLGRQDIVELQALVRRIPASEQLVEYAVRLARASRPGEDAPDFVRDFVSWGAGPRAAQYLVLGAKSLAALEGRPVPEIEDVRTVARPVLRHRLVTNFNAEAEGIRPDDLVSRLLEAVSA; from the coding sequence TTGCCAGCCGCTATCCTGCAGAAAAGCGGGAGGCCCGAACTGGATATCGAAAAACTCGAGTCATTGCACTCGGCACATGATCAACTGAAGAAACAGGTTTCCAAGGTCATCGTTGGACAGGATGCCGTCGTGCGGGAGATCCTGATCTCCCTCTTTGCCGGCGGCCACAGTCTTCTGCTGGGGGTGCCGGGACTCGCCAAGACGCTTCTGGTTTCCACGCTGGCTCAGGCTCTGGACCTTCGTTTCAATCGAGTGCAGTTCACGCCGGATCTGATGCCCGGAGACATTACGGGTACCGAGATTCTGGAAGAGGACAAGTCCACGGGCAAGCGGGTCTTCCGCTTTGTGAAGGGCCCCGTCTTCGCCAATGTCATTCTCGCTGACGAGATCAACCGTACGCCCCCGAAAACTCAGGCTGCGCTTCTTCAGGCCATGCAGGAGCATCAGGTGACGGCGGCCGGGGAAACCCATACGCTCGAAGAGCCCTTCTATGTTCTGGCCACACAGAATCCCATCGAGCAGGAGGGAACCTACCCTCTTCCCGAAGCCCAGCTGGATCGCTTCATGTTCAACATACTCGTGGACTATCCTTCCGAGCAGGAGGAAGTCTCGATCGTGGAGCGCACCACGGCGGGGGAGTCCCCCGAACTGAGCCCCGTTCTGGGTCGTCAGGATATTGTCGAGCTTCAGGCGCTGGTGCGGCGGATTCCGGCTTCTGAACAGCTGGTGGAGTACGCGGTTCGTCTGGCCCGCGCCAGCCGTCCCGGCGAGGATGCCCCGGACTTCGTACGCGACTTTGTCAGTTGGGGTGCGGGTCCCCGGGCCGCTCAGTACCTGGTCCTGGGCGCCAAGAGTCTGGCCGCCCTGGAGGGTCGCCCGGTTCCCGAAATCGAAGACGTCCGAACCGTGGCTCGCCCGGTTCTTCGCCACCGCCTGGTGACGAATTTCAATGCCGAGGCCGAGGGCATTCGCCCCGACGACCTGGTATCCCGCCTCCTGGAGGCGGTTTCCGCCTGA